Proteins co-encoded in one Streptococcus pyogenes genomic window:
- a CDS encoding arginine repressor encodes MNKKETRHQLIRSLISETTIHTQQELQERLQKNGITITQATLSRDMKELNLVKVTSGNDTHYEALAISQTRWEHRLRFYMEDALVMLKIVQHQIILKTLPGLAQSFGSILDAMQIPEIVATVCGDDTCLIVCEDNEQAKACYETLSHYTPPFFFSNK; translated from the coding sequence ATGAATAAGAAAGAGACGCGTCACCAACTCATACGTTCCCTCATCTCTGAGACAACTATACATACACAGCAAGAATTACAAGAACGGTTGCAAAAAAATGGCATCACGATCACTCAGGCTACCCTATCACGTGACATGAAGGAATTGAACCTGGTCAAAGTAACTTCTGGAAACGACACACACTATGAAGCGTTAGCCATTTCACAAACCCGCTGGGAACATCGTCTTCGTTTTTACATGGAAGACGCTTTGGTCATGTTAAAGATAGTTCAACATCAAATTATTTTAAAAACGTTACCTGGACTAGCCCAATCCTTTGGCTCCATTTTAGATGCCATGCAAATTCCAGAAATTGTAGCAACGGTCTGTGGTGATGATACTTGCTTGATTGTCTGTGAAGACAATGAGCAAGCTAAGGCCTGTTACGAAACCCTTAGTCATTACACGCCACCATTCTTCTTTAGTAACAAATAA
- the asnA gene encoding aspartate--ammonia ligase — translation MKKSFIHQQEEISFVKNTFTQYLIAKLDVVEVQGPILSRVGDGMQDNLSGTENPVSVNVLKIPNATFEVVHSLAKWKRHTLARFGFNEGEGLVVNMKALRPDEDSLDQTHSVYVDQWDWEKVIPDGKRNLAYLKETVETIYKVIRLTELAVEARYDIEAVLPKKITFIHTEELVAKYPDLTPKERENAITKEFGAVFLIGIGGVLPDGKPHDGRAPDYDDWTTETENGYHGLNGDILVWNDQLGSAFELSSMGIRVDEEALKRQVEMTGDQDRLGFDWHKSLLNGLFPLTIGGGIGQSRMVMFLLRKQHIGEVQTSVWPQEVRDSYDNIL, via the coding sequence ATGAAGAAAAGTTTTATTCATCAACAAGAGGAGATTTCCTTTGTTAAGAATACGTTCACTCAGTATTTGATTGCTAAGTTAGATGTTGTTGAAGTGCAAGGACCCATTTTAAGTCGGGTCGGGGACGGTATGCAAGATAATTTGTCCGGTACTGAAAATCCAGTATCTGTCAATGTCTTGAAAATTCCTAATGCAACCTTTGAAGTTGTGCATTCATTAGCAAAATGGAAACGTCACACCTTAGCCCGTTTTGGGTTTAATGAAGGTGAAGGCCTTGTTGTTAATATGAAGGCTCTCCGACCTGATGAGGATTCACTTGACCAAACCCATTCTGTCTATGTTGACCAATGGGACTGGGAAAAAGTCATCCCTGATGGCAAACGTAATCTCGCTTACCTCAAAGAAACCGTTGAAACCATTTACAAGGTCATTCGGTTAACTGAATTAGCTGTAGAAGCTCGTTATGATATTGAGGCTGTTTTACCTAAGAAAATAACCTTCATTCATACCGAAGAATTGGTAGCTAAATACCCTGATTTGACGCCCAAAGAACGTGAAAATGCCATTACTAAAGAATTTGGAGCAGTCTTTTTAATTGGTATTGGCGGGGTTTTACCTGACGGTAAACCACACGATGGCCGCGCTCCTGACTATGATGACTGGACAACAGAAACTGAAAATGGCTATCATGGGCTTAATGGTGATATTTTGGTTTGGAATGACCAACTTGGTTCAGCCTTTGAATTATCCTCAATGGGGATCCGTGTGGATGAAGAGGCCCTAAAACGTCAGGTGGAAATGACTGGTGACCAAGACCGCTTAGGCTTTGATTGGCACAAATCTTTGTTGAATGGACTTTTCCCTCTAACGATTGGTGGAGGAATCGGTCAATCACGTATGGTCATGTTTTTGTTGCGTAAACAACATATTGGAGAAGTTCAGACCTCCGTTTGGCCCCAAGAAGTTCGTGATAGCTACGATAATATTTTATAA
- a CDS encoding MmcQ/YjbR family DNA-binding protein produces MSLATDYFSRQTPIVEKLMAYGFEKRDNGYFYNERFMEGEFEAQLRIDEAGNIWDRVIDCDLEEDYLPLQQAAWQGTYTGQVRAAYLELLERLSVACFEATPFQSMQANRLAKHITKEWSDPMDYPFEKHPDLATYRVGGKWYAMIFSLLADKLDQIPERLVGQTCEVMTVKVNPKAFPQLLQQEGIYPAYHMSKKNWISIILDDKVTDDKLWTLVTQSRQLVNPNGLSNPNGPDYWVIPANLKYYDIDAEFAANDVILWTQKAGIAVGDYVLIYITAPVKSIRYVCQVLETDIPNEGYRKNPNIDKLMRLRKCQQYKDGLLSFDLMKKHGVAAVRGPRRLSPQLIAFLKEKEYFKENN; encoded by the coding sequence ATGAGTTTAGCAACTGACTATTTTAGCCGACAGACCCCCATAGTTGAAAAGCTAATGGCTTACGGTTTTGAGAAGCGAGACAACGGTTATTTCTATAACGAACGGTTTATGGAAGGGGAATTTGAGGCGCAGCTTAGGATTGATGAGGCTGGCAATATCTGGGATCGGGTTATTGATTGTGACTTGGAGGAGGATTATTTGCCTTTACAACAAGCAGCCTGGCAAGGAACCTATACTGGGCAGGTTAGAGCGGCCTATTTGGAACTTTTGGAGCGCTTATCAGTAGCCTGTTTTGAAGCCACTCCTTTTCAGTCAATGCAAGCTAATAGACTTGCTAAGCATATCACCAAAGAATGGTCTGACCCAATGGACTATCCTTTTGAAAAGCACCCAGACCTTGCAACCTATCGGGTAGGGGGCAAATGGTATGCTATGATTTTTTCTCTCTTGGCTGATAAATTAGACCAGATACCAGAGAGATTAGTAGGACAGACATGTGAAGTGATGACTGTCAAAGTTAATCCCAAGGCTTTCCCTCAGTTACTGCAGCAAGAAGGCATTTACCCAGCGTATCACATGTCAAAGAAAAACTGGATTAGTATTATTTTGGATGATAAGGTAACAGATGATAAGCTTTGGACGTTAGTGACTCAAAGTCGTCAACTAGTCAACCCAAACGGTCTTTCTAATCCTAATGGTCCTGATTATTGGGTTATTCCAGCTAATTTGAAATACTATGACATTGATGCAGAATTTGCAGCCAATGATGTGATTTTATGGACCCAAAAAGCTGGTATTGCCGTGGGAGACTACGTGCTGATTTATATAACAGCCCCAGTCAAATCCATTCGCTATGTCTGCCAAGTTCTAGAAACTGATATACCTAACGAGGGTTATCGTAAAAATCCTAACATTGACAAACTCATGCGTCTCCGAAAATGCCAACAGTACAAGGATGGTCTCTTGTCTTTTGACCTTATGAAAAAACATGGCGTAGCTGCAGTGAGAGGGCCAAGACGATTAAGCCCTCAATTAATTGCATTTTTAAAGGAAAAAGAGTATTTTAAAGAGAACAACTAA
- a CDS encoding YfcC family protein has translation MTEEKKRGFRIPSSYTVLFIIIAIMAVLTWFIPAGAYETAKGGGVISGTYKTVASNPQGFFDILMAPVRGMLGVEGTDGAIQVSFFILMVGGFLGVVNKTGALDTGIASVVRKNKGREKMLIAILIPLFALGGTTYGMGEETMAFYPLLIPVMIAVGFDSIVAVAIILIGSQIGCLASTINPFATGVAADAAGVSIADGMIWRVIQWVILVGMSIWFVYNYASKIEEDPSKSLVADKEEEHKELFQLQNSGEDLNKRQRNVLTIFTLTFVIMILSLIPWEDFGIKFFTNINTWLTTMPILGGVIGKTMGAFGTWYFPEITMLFIMMGVLVAIVYRMSEEDFFSSFLTGAGEFLGVAMICAIARGIQVIMNGGMITATILHLGETSLSGLSSQVFVILAYIFYLPMSFLIPSTSGLAGATMGIMAPLGQFSNVPAHLVITAFQSASGILNMISPTSAIVMGALALGRVDLGTWWKFIGKFIVMVMLVSVLLLVVATFF, from the coding sequence ATGACAGAAGAAAAAAAACGGGGTTTTAGAATTCCTTCTTCTTACACCGTTCTTTTTATCATTATAGCCATCATGGCAGTGTTAACTTGGTTTATTCCAGCTGGCGCCTACGAAACCGCTAAGGGCGGTGGTGTTATTTCAGGAACCTACAAAACAGTAGCATCCAATCCTCAAGGATTTTTTGACATCTTGATGGCTCCCGTTCGAGGCATGTTAGGTGTTGAAGGCACTGATGGTGCTATTCAAGTGTCTTTCTTTATCTTAATGGTTGGGGGCTTTTTAGGAGTTGTCAACAAAACAGGTGCTCTTGACACAGGGATTGCGTCAGTGGTTCGTAAAAACAAAGGTAGAGAAAAAATGCTGATTGCTATTTTAATCCCTTTGTTTGCTCTAGGTGGAACGACCTATGGTATGGGGGAAGAAACCATGGCCTTTTACCCACTTTTAATTCCTGTTATGATTGCGGTTGGTTTTGACAGTATTGTTGCTGTAGCCATTATTTTGATTGGTTCTCAAATTGGGTGTCTAGCCTCCACTATTAACCCATTTGCAACTGGTGTAGCAGCTGATGCTGCTGGTGTCAGCATTGCAGATGGAATGATTTGGCGTGTTATCCAATGGGTTATTCTTGTCGGCATGTCTATTTGGTTTGTTTACAATTACGCTAGTAAGATTGAAGAAGACCCAAGTAAATCATTGGTTGCAGACAAGGAAGAAGAGCATAAGGAACTCTTCCAGTTGCAAAATTCTGGAGAAGACTTAAACAAGCGCCAACGAAACGTTTTGACCATTTTTACTTTGACCTTTGTCATTATGATTCTTAGTTTGATTCCGTGGGAAGATTTTGGCATCAAATTCTTTACTAATATCAATACTTGGTTAACCACAATGCCTATCTTAGGGGGAGTTATTGGGAAAACCATGGGAGCATTTGGTACTTGGTATTTCCCAGAAATCACCATGCTCTTTATCATGATGGGTGTCTTAGTTGCTATTGTTTATCGTATGAGTGAAGAAGACTTTTTTAGCTCTTTTTTGACTGGTGCAGGTGAATTTTTAGGTGTTGCCATGATCTGTGCTATTGCACGCGGTATTCAAGTTATCATGAATGGTGGTATGATTACAGCCACTATCTTACACTTAGGTGAAACAAGTCTTTCTGGTTTATCTTCTCAAGTTTTTGTGATATTAGCTTATATTTTCTACCTCCCAATGTCCTTCTTGATTCCATCAACATCAGGACTTGCTGGGGCTACAATGGGAATTATGGCACCGCTTGGACAATTCTCAAATGTCCCTGCTCACCTTGTTATTACAGCCTTCCAGTCAGCTTCTGGAATCTTAAACATGATTTCTCCAACTTCAGCAATCGTTATGGGAGCACTTGCGCTTGGTCGCGTTGACCTTGGTACTTGGTGGAAATTCATTGGTAAATTTATTGTAATGGTGATGCTTGTAAGCGTGCTATTACTTGTAGTTGCAACATTCTTTTAA
- a CDS encoding GNAT family N-acetyltransferase, whose translation MADKFDANDETRTVYAVVYDNDQPVSTGQFLAETKIEARLTRIVTLADYCGCGYGAKVTEALETYTRREGFYQLTIHSELTAQTFYENLGYQSYGPKCLEDGEYCQSLAKTILKWEKNMDIAMLIAIVGGLLGCYLYLTKNN comes from the coding sequence ATGGCAGATAAATTTGATGCCAATGACGAAACAAGAACGGTTTATGCAGTCGTTTATGACAATGACCAGCCCGTTTCAACAGGACAATTTTTAGCTGAAACGAAAATAGAAGCACGATTGACACGCATTGTAACCTTAGCAGATTATTGTGGTTGCGGTTATGGTGCCAAAGTCACTGAAGCGCTCGAAACTTATACCAGACGAGAAGGCTTTTACCAACTAACCATTCACAGTGAACTGACAGCACAAACCTTTTATGAAAACCTAGGTTATCAGTCCTATGGTCCCAAGTGTTTAGAAGATGGTGAGTATTGTCAGTCCCTTGCAAAAACCATTCTTAAATGGGAGAAGAATATGGACATAGCAATGCTAATTGCGATTGTTGGTGGTCTATTAGGCTGCTATCTCTATCTCACAAAAAATAATTAA
- the arcC gene encoding carbamate kinase, with product MTKQKIVVALGGNAILSTDASAKAQQEALISTSKSLVKLIKEGHEVIVTHGNGPQVGNLLLQQAAADSEKNPAMPLDTCVAMTEGSIGFWLVNALDNELQAQGIQKEVAAVVTQVIVDAKDPAFENPTKPIGPFLTEEDAKKQMAESGASFKEDAGRGWRKVVPSPKPVGIKEANVIRSLVDSGVVVVSAGGGGVPVVEDATSKTLTGVEAVIDKDFASQTLSELVDADLFIVLTGVDNVYVNFNKPDQAKLEEVTVSQMKEYITQDQFAPGSMLPKVEAAIAFVENKPNAKAIITSLENIDNVLSANAGTQIIAG from the coding sequence ATGACGAAACAAAAAATCGTAGTCGCACTTGGAGGAAATGCTATTCTTTCAACAGATGCGTCAGCAAAAGCACAACAAGAAGCCTTGATTTCCACATCAAAATCACTGGTTAAATTAATTAAAGAAGGTCATGAAGTCATCGTGACCCACGGCAATGGCCCACAAGTTGGTAATCTCTTGTTACAACAAGCAGCAGCAGATTCTGAAAAGAATCCGGCTATGCCTTTGGATACTTGTGTTGCCATGACAGAAGGTAGCATCGGTTTTTGGTTAGTTAATGCCCTCGATAATGAATTGCAAGCCCAAGGTATTCAAAAAGAAGTGGCAGCTGTTGTCACTCAAGTGATCGTGGATGCCAAAGACCCAGCTTTTGAAAACCCAACAAAACCAATTGGTCCATTTCTTACCGAAGAAGATGCCAAAAAACAAATGGCGGAGTCTGGTGCAAGTTTCAAAGAAGATGCAGGTCGTGGCTGGCGTAAGGTTGTGCCATCACCAAAACCAGTTGGTATTAAAGAAGCCAATGTCATCAGAAGTCTCGTTGATTCTGGCGTTGTTGTGGTTAGTGCTGGTGGTGGCGGTGTGCCCGTTGTGGAAGATGCTACTAGCAAGACCCTGACTGGTGTGGAAGCTGTTATTGACAAGGACTTTGCTAGTCAAACCCTTTCAGAATTGGTGGACGCAGACCTCTTTATCGTTTTGACAGGAGTTGATAATGTTTACGTCAACTTCAACAAACCTGACCAAGCCAAATTGGAAGAAGTGACTGTCTCTCAAATGAAAGAATACATCACACAAGACCAATTTGCACCAGGTAGTATGTTACCAAAAGTGGAAGCTGCCATTGCTTTTGTTGAAAACAAACCAAATGCTAAAGCCATTATCACATCGCTCGAAAATATTGACAATGTACTATCAGCAAACGCTGGAACACAAATTATCGCAGGGTAA
- a CDS encoding B3/4 domain-containing protein, with amino-acid sequence MVEFVADQSFWELFPGAKLGVVLLKDVQNQAESPEDVKQLLADSHELAKAYLTADNFSDNQVVQVYRKAYQHFKTKKGARSSIEALLKRVSNGQSIPSINPLVDIYNAASLRFGLPAGAEDSDSFIGDLRLTITDGGDDFYLIGDADNNPTLPNELCYKDDIGAVCRCLNWRDGERTMVTEHTKNAFLIIEALDQEGQNRLQEALKFIEGSAKMYLHAITSVHVLDKDNPHVPLFTEN; translated from the coding sequence ATGGTTGAATTTGTAGCAGATCAAAGTTTTTGGGAACTTTTTCCAGGTGCCAAACTAGGTGTCGTCTTATTAAAGGATGTTCAGAACCAAGCAGAGTCACCAGAAGATGTCAAACAGCTCTTAGCAGACAGCCATGAGTTAGCAAAAGCTTATTTAACAGCAGACAATTTTAGTGATAATCAGGTGGTTCAAGTCTACCGCAAGGCCTATCAACACTTTAAAACCAAAAAAGGAGCTCGCTCTAGCATTGAAGCCCTTCTCAAGCGGGTGTCAAATGGTCAAAGCATTCCGTCTATTAACCCACTAGTGGATATTTATAATGCGGCTAGTCTACGTTTTGGTTTACCTGCTGGAGCCGAAGATAGTGACAGTTTTATCGGAGATTTGCGTCTGACGATAACAGATGGTGGTGACGACTTTTACTTGATTGGGGATGCTGACAACAACCCAACCTTGCCAAATGAACTCTGTTATAAAGATGATATTGGAGCGGTTTGTCGTTGCCTTAACTGGCGAGATGGCGAACGCACCATGGTGACAGAACACACCAAAAATGCATTTCTGATTATCGAAGCTCTTGATCAAGAAGGTCAAAATAGATTGCAAGAAGCTCTGAAATTCATTGAAGGCAGCGCAAAAATGTACCTTCATGCAATCACTTCTGTGCATGTGTTGGATAAAGACAATCCACACGTGCCACTTTTTACAGAAAACTAG
- a CDS encoding Crp/Fnr family transcriptional regulator → MIRREDYQYLRKLNDFRYFSIEQFDKIVGQMEFRKAKKDHILFFEGDKRDKLFLVTSGYFKVEQSDQSGTFMYTDFIRHGTIFPYGGLFTDDYYHFSVVAMTDVTYFYFPVDLFEDYSLENRLQMKHLYSKMSKLLELHELRVRNLITSSASSRVIQSLAILLVEMGKDSDTLPFQLTTTDIAQISGTTRETVSHVLRDLKKQELITIKGKYLTYLDKDYFLQYTK, encoded by the coding sequence GTGATTCGAAGAGAAGATTATCAATACCTTAGAAAACTAAACGATTTTCGCTACTTTTCTATTGAACAATTTGACAAAATTGTAGGGCAGATGGAATTCCGAAAAGCTAAAAAGGACCATATCCTTTTTTTTGAGGGAGATAAAAGAGATAAGCTTTTTCTAGTGACCTCTGGTTATTTCAAGGTGGAGCAGTCCGATCAATCAGGAACCTTCATGTATACGGATTTCATCAGACACGGCACCATTTTTCCTTACGGTGGCCTCTTTACAGATGATTATTACCATTTTTCAGTGGTAGCCATGACAGACGTGACTTATTTTTACTTTCCAGTCGATTTATTTGAAGATTATTCGCTTGAAAATCGTCTACAAATGAAACACTTATATAGTAAGATGTCTAAGCTGCTCGAGTTACATGAGTTGAGGGTCCGAAACTTGATTACATCAAGTGCTAGTTCTCGTGTGATTCAATCTCTGGCGATTTTGCTGGTTGAAATGGGTAAAGACAGTGATACCTTACCTTTTCAATTAACAACAACAGATATTGCTCAAATAAGTGGGACGACAAGAGAAACAGTTAGCCATGTGCTTAGAGATTTGAAGAAGCAAGAATTGATTACCATAAAAGGTAAGTATTTGACTTATCTAGATAAAGACTATTTTTTACAATACACAAAGTGA
- the arcA gene encoding arginine deiminase, with amino-acid sequence MTAQTPIHVYSEIGKLKKVLLHRPGKEIENLMPDYLERLLFDDIPFLEDAQKEHDAFAQALRDEGIEVLYLETLAAESLVTPEIREAFIDEYLSEANIRGRATKKAIRELLMAIEDNQELIEKTMAGVQKSELPEIPASEKGLTDLVESNYPFAIDPMPNLYFTRDPFATIGTGVSLNHMFSETRNRETLYGKYIFTHHPIYGGGKVPMVYDRNETTRIEGGDELVLSKDVLAVGISQRTDAASIEKLLVNIFKQNLGFKKVLAFEFANNRKFMHLDTVFTMVDYDKFTIHPEIEGDLRVYSVTYDNEELHIVEEKGDLAELLAANLGVEKVDLIRCGGDNLVAAGREQWNDGSNTLTIAPGVVVVYNRNTITNAILESKGLKLIKIHGSELVRGRGGPRCMSMPFEREDI; translated from the coding sequence ATGACTGCTCAAACACCAATTCATGTTTATTCTGAAATTGGAAAATTAAAAAAAGTGTTGCTCCACAGACCCGGTAAAGAAATTGAAAATCTTATGCCAGACTACTTGGAACGCTTGTTGTTTGATGATATTCCATTCTTAGAGGATGCCCAAAAAGAACATGATGCTTTTGCCCAAGCTTTGCGTGACGAAGGTATTGAAGTCTTGTACCTTGAGACCTTAGCTGCAGAATCTCTTGTCACTCCAGAAATTCGCGAAGCTTTCATCGATGAATACCTAAGTGAAGCTAATATCCGTGGAAGAGCTACTAAAAAAGCCATTCGTGAATTGTTGATGGCTATCGAAGACAATCAAGAATTGATTGAAAAAACCATGGCAGGAGTTCAAAAATCTGAACTTCCAGAGATCCCAGCATCTGAAAAAGGCTTGACTGACTTGGTTGAATCCAATTACCCATTTGCCATCGACCCAATGCCAAACCTTTATTTCACACGGGACCCATTCGCAACTATCGGTACAGGTGTTTCTCTTAACCACATGTTCTCAGAAACCCGTAACCGTGAAACCCTTTATGGTAAATACATTTTCACTCATCACCCAATTTATGGTGGTGGCAAAGTGCCTATGGTTTATGACCGTAATGAAACCACTCGCATTGAAGGTGGGGACGAACTTGTTCTTTCAAAAGATGTGCTTGCGGTTGGTATTTCTCAACGTACAGATGCTGCTTCTATTGAAAAATTGTTGGTTAACATCTTTAAACAAAACCTTGGCTTCAAGAAAGTATTGGCCTTTGAATTTGCAAATAACCGTAAATTTATGCACTTAGACACTGTCTTTACCATGGTTGACTATGACAAATTCACCATTCACCCAGAAATTGAAGGCGACCTTCGTGTTTACTCTGTCACTTACGACAATGAAGAACTTCATATCGTTGAAGAAAAAGGTGATTTAGCAGAACTTCTTGCTGCTAACCTTGGTGTTGAAAAAGTTGACCTTATCCGTTGTGGTGGTGACAACTTAGTAGCAGCAGGTCGTGAACAATGGAACGATGGTTCTAATACCTTGACCATCGCACCAGGTGTGGTTGTGGTTTATAACCGTAACACCATTACCAATGCCATTCTTGAATCTAAAGGCTTGAAGTTGATCAAGATTCACGGAAGTGAATTGGTTCGCGGTCGTGGTGGACCTCGTTGTATGTCAATGCCATTTGAACGTGAAGATATTTAA
- a CDS encoding dipeptidase, which yields MESYITPKHQEACVAAIKQIVSYPSVCHEGENGTPFGQAIQDVLEATLDLCQGLGFHTYIDPEGYYGYAELGDQKEVLAILCHLDVVPEGDRQLWKTDPFDCVEADGCLFGRGTQDDKGPTMMALFATKALIDAGVTFNKRIRFIFGTDEETLWRCMNRYNDVEEQATFGFAPDSSFPLTYAEKGLLQAKLVGKGSDKLSLEIGQAYNVVPARASYQGDKLEALQKELDKLGFEYVVKEGELTVYGLAQHAKDAPDGINAMIRLAKALVVLEPNKTLDFLANVIDEDGRALNIFGRIEDEPSGKLSFNAAGLTLTKDKAEIRLDIRIPVLADKEKLVQQLSQKAQEYGLTYEEFDYLAPLYVPLDSELVTTLLSVYRKKTGDQSPAQSSGGATFARTMKNCVAFGALFPDAVQTEHQENEHIVLADAYRAMDIYAEAIYRLTR from the coding sequence ATGGAATCCTATATCACACCTAAACATCAAGAGGCCTGTGTAGCTGCCATTAAACAGATCGTTTCTTACCCTTCTGTTTGTCATGAAGGAGAAAATGGCACACCTTTTGGACAGGCCATTCAAGATGTTCTCGAAGCAACCTTAGACTTATGTCAAGGTCTTGGTTTTCATACTTATATTGATCCTGAAGGTTACTATGGCTATGCTGAGTTAGGTGACCAAAAAGAGGTCTTGGCTATTCTTTGCCATTTGGACGTTGTTCCAGAAGGAGATCGTCAGTTATGGAAGACAGATCCTTTTGACTGTGTTGAGGCAGACGGCTGTTTATTTGGTCGAGGCACTCAAGACGATAAAGGGCCTACTATGATGGCGCTATTTGCCACCAAAGCCTTGATAGATGCAGGCGTTACCTTTAATAAACGCATTCGTTTTATTTTCGGAACAGATGAAGAAACTTTGTGGCGGTGTATGAATCGCTACAATGATGTAGAAGAACAGGCTACCTTTGGGTTTGCTCCTGATTCAAGTTTCCCTTTAACCTATGCCGAAAAAGGCCTACTTCAGGCAAAATTAGTGGGGAAAGGTTCTGATAAACTGTCACTTGAAATCGGACAAGCCTACAATGTTGTTCCTGCAAGAGCCTCTTATCAAGGTGATAAGCTTGAGGCTTTACAAAAAGAACTAGATAAGCTTGGCTTTGAGTACGTCGTCAAAGAGGGAGAATTAACGGTTTATGGTCTCGCCCAACATGCTAAAGATGCTCCCGATGGCATCAACGCTATGATTAGGCTTGCCAAGGCTTTAGTGGTCCTTGAACCTAACAAAACCCTTGATTTTCTTGCTAATGTCATTGATGAAGATGGCAGAGCACTTAATATTTTTGGCAGAATCGAAGATGAACCTTCAGGCAAATTAAGCTTTAATGCCGCAGGGCTTACCTTAACCAAAGACAAGGCAGAAATTCGCCTAGATATTCGGATTCCAGTTTTGGCAGATAAGGAAAAATTAGTCCAACAATTAAGCCAAAAAGCACAAGAATACGGCCTAACCTATGAAGAATTTGATTATTTGGCCCCATTATATGTGCCATTAGACAGTGAATTGGTAACAACCTTGTTATCTGTCTATCGGAAAAAAACAGGTGATCAAAGCCCTGCCCAATCATCAGGAGGGGCAACCTTTGCTAGAACAATGAAGAATTGTGTTGCCTTTGGTGCCCTTTTCCCTGATGCTGTTCAAACGGAACACCAAGAAAATGAACATATTGTTTTAGCGGATGCTTACCGCGCTATGGATATTTATGCGGAAGCTATTTACCGACTAACGCGATAA
- the argF gene encoding ornithine carbamoyltransferase, translated as MTQVFQGRSFLAEKDFTRAELEYLIDFSAHLKDLKKRGVPHHYLEGKNIALLFEKTSTRTRAAFTTAAIDLGAHPEYLGANDIQLGKKESTEDTAKVLGRMFDGIEFRGFSQRMVEELAEFSGVPVWNGLTDEWHPTQMLADYLTVKENFGKLEGLTLVYCGDGRNNVANSLLVTGAILGVNVHIFSPKELFPEEEIVTLAEGYAKESGARILITEDADEAVKGADVLYTDVWVSMGEEDKFKERVELLQPYQVNMDLVQKAGNDKLIFLHCLPAFHDTNTVYGKDVAEKFGVKEMEVTDEVFRSKYARHFDQAENRMHTIKAVMAATLGNLFIPKV; from the coding sequence ATGACACAAGTATTTCAAGGACGTAGCTTCCTAGCAGAAAAAGATTTTACACGCGCTGAATTAGAATACCTTATTGATTTTTCAGCACATTTGAAAGATTTGAAAAAACGTGGTGTGCCTCATCACTACTTAGAAGGTAAAAACATTGCCCTCTTGTTTGAAAAAACATCAACTCGTACGCGTGCAGCTTTTACAACAGCAGCCATTGACCTAGGTGCTCACCCAGAATACCTCGGTGCCAATGACATCCAACTTGGTAAAAAAGAATCAACAGAAGACACTGCTAAAGTATTGGGTCGTATGTTTGATGGGATTGAATTCCGTGGCTTTAGCCAACGCATGGTTGAAGAATTGGCAGAATTCTCAGGTGTGCCAGTTTGGAATGGTTTGACTGATGAATGGCACCCAACCCAAATGCTTGCTGACTATTTAACAGTGAAAGAAAACTTTGGCAAACTTGAAGGCCTTACCCTTGTTTACTGTGGTGACGGGCGTAATAACGTTGCCAATTCCCTTCTTGTGACTGGTGCTATCCTTGGTGTTAATGTTCATATCTTCTCACCAAAAGAACTTTTCCCAGAAGAAGAGATTGTGACATTGGCTGAAGGCTATGCTAAAGAAAGTGGCGCTCGTATCCTTATCACAGAAGATGCTGACGAAGCTGTTAAAGGCGCAGACGTGCTTTACACAGATGTTTGGGTATCAATGGGTGAAGAAGACAAATTCAAAGAACGTGTTGAATTGCTTCAACCATATCAAGTCAACATGGACCTTGTTCAAAAAGCAGGAAATGACAAGCTTATCTTCTTGCACTGCTTGCCAGCTTTCCATGACACAAATACCGTTTATGGTAAAGACGTTGCTGAAAAATTCGGCGTGAAAGAAATGGAAGTCACTGATGAAGTCTTCCGCAGCAAATACGCTCGTCATTTTGACCAAGCTGAAAACCGCATGCACACTATCAAAGCGGTTATGGCAGCAACCCTTGGTAACCTCTTTATTCCAAAAGTGTAA